Genomic DNA from Taurinivorans muris:
ATTTGAGTTTATGCAGCATGCGGATAAAAAACGGACCGACCAAAATCGTCAGCACAAGGGCGAAAAGCATGGCGCCGAGCGTACGGATGCTGATATAGCGCAATATATTGAAAAACGTGAAGTATTCGGTAAGGGGCAGGAGGAAGTTATACAGCATTGTTTTGCTCCGTGAATGCTTTTACATATTCTTCCAAATGGTTGGAACGGGAACCTTTGAACACGATAAGATGTTTTGCGTGCGTGAAGGGGAGTTTTTTTATTTCTTCCATGAACTTTTCCGTATTTTCAAGCGGGCTGAATATTCCTGTGTAATTGTGCTCCGCCAAGCCTTTTTGCAGGGCTGGGGCGAAGCTGCCTTTGAAAAATACCGCAAGAGGATTTTTTTGCGCGGCAAGCTTTCCGAACTCCTCGTGTTCCTGTTCCGCAAGATCTCCAAGTTCTTTCATTTCACCGAACACAAGGATAAAATCTTTATCTTCCGCAAGTTCGCCTGCGGATTCAAGCATGCGGGCGGCGGAAAGGGGATTGGCATTATATGTGTCGTCGATGAGCGTCCATTGACCCAGCTCATGTTTATTAAACCGCATAGCCGGTGCTTGGACGGTTCTCAAGGCTTTTTGGATTTGTTCCTCGCTGAACCCGAGTTCAAGGGCGAGGCTCGCCGCCGCTATGCAGTTTTCCGCGCCGTATTCCCCGACGTAAATGCTTTCCGCTTCAAAACTATGCGTTGGTGTTGTGAGCGAATATTTGCCCAAGCCCTGTTCCGTGACTCCCAAGTATTTGCCTTGATAAGGAATTTTTTTAGATGACGTGCTGAAAAATTTTGTGTCGGTTTTGTTGTAACAGGCATGGACAAAAAGATCCGGATAATCGCCGCTCACGTAGGCGGAGCCGTTTTGGGGCAGAAAATTTAAAAGCTGCGCCTTATAATATGCGACCCCCATATCTCCCAAACCTTCCGAATGCCCGGTTGCCGCGTTTAGAATAACCGCCATATCGGGCCATAAAATTCTGCCTAATTCGTCCATGTCTTCGGCATGGCTGATACCAAGTTCAAAAACCCAGTAT
This window encodes:
- a CDS encoding UDP-N-acetylmuramoyl-tripeptide--D-alanyl-D-alanine ligase produces the protein MQITVSQALQDCDAVLLYDKEYENLSFDGAAYDNRLVQKNNLFVCIKGENNDGHNFAKDAVARGASAVLAEKNPFGENPPVPVLLVENSVKALGLLACKARLRFGEDKTKKVIGITGTAGKTSVKELIAHILSMEEDLSFNEKNVAKNPLNYNTQIGMPVSILNASGKEKYWVFELGISHAEDMDELGRILWPDMAVILNAATGHSEGLGDMGVAYYKAQLLNFLPQNGSAYVSGDYPDLFVHACYNKTDTKFFSTSSKKIPYQGKYLGVTEQGLGKYSLTTPTHSFEAESIYVGEYGAENCIAAASLALELGFSEEQIQKALRTVQAPAMRFNKHELGQWTLIDDTYNANPLSAARMLESAGELAEDKDFILVFGEMKELGDLAEQEHEEFGKLAAQKNPLAVFFKGSFAPALQKGLAEHNYTGIFSPLENTEKFMEEIKKLPFTHAKHLIVFKGSRSNHLEEYVKAFTEQNNAV